One Glycine max cultivar Williams 82 chromosome 6, Glycine_max_v4.0, whole genome shotgun sequence DNA segment encodes these proteins:
- the WRKY37 gene encoding WRKY transcription factor 37, protein MTVELMGFPKMEEQKAIQEAASEGLKAMEHLLRLLSYQPSHLHAHHTDATVSNFKKLISLLSRRTGHARFRRAPLPSPPPANPVTLHQPPSTFVPSHSQSLTLDFTKPSIFASNAKSMDLQFSKETFSVSSNSSFMSSAITGDASVSYGKLGSSLFLTPPPVSAGKPPLSSAPIKKRCHDHREHSDEISGKLSGSSKCHCTKRRKNRVKKTVRVPVISSKIADIPPDEYSWRKYGQKPIKGSPYPRGYYKCSSVRGCPARKHVERAPDDPTMLIVTYEGEHRHSMQENISGGVGLGFEST, encoded by the exons atgacagtggAGCTTATGGGGTTCCCCAAAATGGAGGAACAGAAGGCAATTCAAGAAGCTGCCTCCGAAGGCCTCAAGGCCATGGAACACCTCCTCCGTCTCCTATCCTATCAACCCTCTCACCTCCACGCTCACCACACCGACGCCACCGTTTCCAACTTCAAAAAACTCATCTCCTTACTCAGCCGCCGCACCGGCCACGCCCGTTTCCGTCGCGCACCTCTCCCTTCCCCGCCACCGGCTAACCCGGTCACCCTCCACCAACCTCCCTCCACCTTCGTCCCTTCGCACTCCCAGTCTCTAACCCTCGATTTCACAAAACCTAGCATTTTCGCCTCCAACGCCAAATCCATGGACCTCCAATTCTCTAAAGAAACCTTCAGCGTCTCCTCCAACTCCTCCTTCATGTCCTCCGCCATCACCGGCGACGCCAGTGTCTCTTACGGCAAACTAGGATCCTCCCTCTTCCTCACTCCTCCGCCAGTCTCAGCCGGAAAACCTCCTCTCTCCTCCGCTCCGATCAAGAAGAGGTGTCACGACCACCGCGAACACTCCGACGAGATCTCCGGGAAACTCTCCGGCTCCAGCAAGTGCCACTGCACTAAGAGAAG GAAGAATCGAGTGAAGAAAACGGTAAGAGTTCCGGTGATCAGTTCGAAGATCGCCGATATTCCGCCGGACGAGTACTCGTGGAGGAAGTACGGGCAGAAGCCGATCAAGGGATCGCCGTACCCGAG GGGGTATTACAAGTGCAGTAGCGTTAGAGGGTGTCCGGCGAGGAAACACGTGGAGCGTGCTCCGGACGATCCGACGATGTTGATTGTGACATATGAAGGGGAGCACCGGCACTCGATGCAGGAGAACATTTCCGGGGGAGTGGGTTTGGGATTCGAGTCAACGTGA
- the LOC100803334 gene encoding probable cyclic nucleotide-gated ion channel 14, translating into MELKNEKLVRFANDEKHTLEPLWEKIDAHKHHEKAFHVYPEFKISNGEKNRMSIKIPSLEKLKVFPEKHEPWKKRILDPGSDVILEWNRAFLFACILALFVDPLFFYLPSVANDGKSLCMATDLNLGIVVTCFRTFADVFYLLNMAIKFRTAYVSPSSRVFGRGELVMDPRLIARRYLRSEFFLDLVATLPLPQIVIWFIMPAIRSSHADHTNNALVLIVLLQYVPRLYMIFPLSSQIIKTTGVVTKTAWAGAAYNLLLYMLASHVLGASWYLLSIERHATCWKSECRNESLPVKCALKYLDCSTLNHDDRMKWVNTTSVFGNCNPESSTSFNYGIFGNAVENNVVSSAFVEKYLYCLWWGLQNLSSYGQSLTTSTFVWETAFAILIAILGLVLFAHLIGNMQTYLQSITVRLEEWRLKRRDTEEWMSHRQLPQNLRERVRRFVQYKWLATRGVDEETILRGLPTDLRRDIQRHLCLDLVRRVPFFSQMDDQLLDAICERLVSSLSTQGTNIVREGDPVTEMLFIIRGRLESSTTNGGRTGFFNSITLRPGDFCGEELLAWALLPKSTLNLPSSTRTVKALVEVEAFALRAEDLKFVANQFRRLHSKKLQHTFRFYSHHWRTWAACFIQAAWRRFKKRMLTKSLSLRECQSFNHDEQVGDEMEHGEEEHSAVTSNTAQVKQNLGVTILASRFAANTRRGVQKIKDVELPKFQKPEEPDFSVEPDDG; encoded by the exons ATGGAGCTAAAAAATGAGAAGCTAGTCAG GTTCGCCAATGATGAAAAACACACTCTTGAACCTCTTTGGGAAAAGATAGATGCTCACAAACACCATGAGAAGGCATTCCATGTCTACCCAGAATTCAAAATTAGTAATGGTGAAAAGAACAGAATGAGTATCAAAATTCCCTCGCTTGAAAAGTTGAAGGTTTTCCCAGAGAAACACGAGCCATGGAAGAAGAGAATTCTTGATCCTGGCAGTGATGTCATTTTGGAGTGGAACCGGGCTTTCCTGTTTGCTTGCATTCTAGCACTTTTTGTTGATCCACTCTTTTTCTACCTCCCCTCAGTAGCAAATGATGGCAAGTCATTGTGTATGGCCACTGATTTGAATTTAGGAATTGTTGTGACGTGTTTCCGGACATTTGCTGATGTTTTCTATCTACTCAACATGGCCATCAAGTTCAGAACTGCCTATGTGTCTCCAAGTTCAAGGGTTTTTGGCAGGGGAGAGCTTGTTATGGATCCTAGGCTGATTGCAAGGCGGTATTTGAGATCAGAGTTCTTCCTAGATCTTGTTGCTACATTGCCTCTTCCCCAG ATTGTGATTTGGTTTATTATGCCAGCAATTAGAAGCTCCCATGCTGATCATACCAACAATGCACTTGTACTGATTGTTCTGCTTCAATATGTCCCCAGATTGTATATGATTTTCCCATTAAGCTCTCAGATTATTAAAACCACCGGTGTGGTTACAAAGACAGCTTGGGCTGGAGCTGCTTACAATCTTCTACTTTACATGTTAGCTAGTCAT GTTTTGGGTGCATCCTGGTACTTGTTATCAATTGAAAGGCATGCTACTTGCTGGAAATCCGAATGCAGAAATGAAAGCCTCCCTGTGAAATGTGCTCTTAAGTACTTAGATTGCAGTACTTTAAACCACGATGATCGCATGAAGTGGGTAAACACTACTTCTGTGTTTGGTAACTGCAATCCCGAAAGTAGCACCAGTTTCAACTATGGAATTTTTGGAAATGCAGTGGAAAATAATGTTGTCTCCTCTGCATTTGTAGAGAAGTATCTCTATTGTCTGTGGTGGGGCTTGCAGAACTTAAG TTCCTATGGCCAGAGTTTGACTACAAGCACATTCGTTTGGGAAACTGCATTTGCAATACTCATAGCTATTCTGGGTCTGGTTCTGTTTGCCCACTTAATTGGTAACATGCAG ACCTATTTGCAATCCATTACTGTGAGGCTTGAAGAGTGGAGGCTCAAGCGACGTGACACTGAAGAGTGGATGAGCCATCGCCAGCTCCCACAAAATCTCAGAGAGCGTGTCCGAAGATTTGTTCAGTACAAGTGGCTTGCAACTCGCGGGGTTGATGAAGAAACAATCCTGCGTGGCCTTCCTACTGACCTACGTAGAGATATCCAACGCCACCTTTGCTTGGACCTTGTTCGACGT GTTCCCTTTTTCtcacaaatggatgatcagcTACTTGATGCAATATGTGAGAGATTGGTATCATCATTGAGTACTCAAGGCACGAACATAGTTAGAGAAGGAGACCCGGTTACAGAGATGCTTTTCATCATCAGAGGGAGACTTGAAAGCTCAACCACAAATGGAGGCAGAACTGGTTTCTTCAACTCCATTACTTTGAGGCCTGGTGATTTCTGTGGAGAAGAGTTACTTGCTTGGGCATTGCTTCCAAAATCCACTCTTAACTTGCCTTCTTCTACAAGAACTGTTAAGGCCCTTGTGGAAGTGGAAGCCTTTGCACTAAGAGCAGAAGATCTTAAATTTGTGGCCAACCAGTTCCGACGTCTCCACAGCAAGAAGTTGCAGCACACTTTCCGTTTCTACTCTCACCATTGGAGGACATGGGCAGCGTGCTTCATTCAGGCTGCGTGGCGCCGGTTCAAGAAGAGAATGCTGACAAAGAGCCTTAGCTTGAGGGAATGCCAGTCCTTCAATCACGACGAACAAGTCGGGGATGAAATGGAACATGGGGAAGAAGAGCACAGTGCAGTGACTTCAAACACTGCACAAGTGAAACAGAACCTAGGTGTCACTATACTTGCTTCAAGATTTGCTGCAAACACAAGGAGAGGGGTTCAGAAGATTAAGGATGTAGAGTTGCCCAAGTTTCAAAAGCCTGAAGAGCCAGACTTTTCAGTAGAGCCTGATGATGGATAA